In the Kitasatospora terrestris genome, one interval contains:
- the nuoL gene encoding NADH-quinone oxidoreductase subunit L: protein MNSLIPALVAAPLVGAALLLLGGRALDRFGHWLGTLAAALSFGFGLTLFAQMLGRAPEDRAVTEHLYSWIPVNGFQADVAFQLDQLSMTFVLLISGVGTLIHLYSVGYMAHDERRRRFFGYLNLFLAAMLLLVLADNYLLLYVGWEGVGLASYLLIGFWQHKPSAATAAKKAFIVNRVGDIGLSVAIMLMFAEFGSFAFGPVFQGAGEASEGRLTAIGLTLLLAACGKSAQVPLQSWLGDAMEGPTPVSALIHAATMVTAGVYLITRSSAIFNLAPDAQTAVVVVGAVTLLFGAIVGCAKDDIKKALAGSTMSQIGYMILAAGLGPIGYAFAIMHLVTHGFFKAGLFLGAGSVMHGMDDEVNMRHYGGLRKYMPITFATFGLGYLAIIGFPGLSGFFSKDKIIEAAFAKGGTEGWILGLCTLVGAAVTAFYMTRVMVLTFFGEKRWKTDAEGHEPHPHESPRTMTLPMVVLAFGSVFAGGLFVYGDSFVDWLEPVTGFSEGHSPLSALTVTAITTVCMLVGVAVAYLMYGRSPVPVIPPVGSPLTRAARRDLLQDDFNHAVLVRPGTALAATLVWFDSRGLDGFVNGLAATIGGVSSRLRRVQTGFVRTYALSMFGGTLVLVASTLLMRSV from the coding sequence GTGAACTCTCTCATTCCGGCGCTGGTCGCAGCGCCCCTGGTCGGAGCTGCCCTGCTGCTGCTCGGCGGCCGCGCCCTGGACCGCTTCGGTCACTGGCTCGGCACGCTGGCCGCCGCGCTCTCCTTCGGCTTCGGCCTGACCCTGTTCGCACAGATGCTGGGCCGCGCCCCGGAGGACCGCGCGGTCACCGAGCACCTGTACAGCTGGATCCCGGTCAACGGCTTCCAGGCCGACGTGGCCTTCCAGCTCGACCAGCTGTCCATGACCTTCGTCCTGCTGATCTCCGGCGTCGGCACCCTGATCCACCTCTACTCGGTGGGCTACATGGCCCACGACGAGCGCCGCCGCCGCTTCTTCGGCTACCTCAACCTGTTCCTGGCCGCCATGCTGCTGCTGGTGCTGGCCGACAACTACCTGCTGCTGTACGTCGGCTGGGAGGGCGTGGGCCTCGCCTCGTACCTGCTGATCGGCTTCTGGCAGCACAAGCCGAGCGCCGCGACGGCCGCCAAGAAGGCGTTCATCGTCAACCGGGTCGGCGACATCGGCCTGTCGGTCGCGATCATGCTGATGTTCGCCGAGTTCGGCTCCTTCGCCTTCGGGCCGGTCTTCCAGGGCGCCGGGGAGGCGAGCGAGGGCAGGCTCACCGCGATCGGCCTGACGCTGCTGCTGGCCGCCTGCGGCAAGTCCGCCCAGGTGCCGCTGCAGTCCTGGCTCGGCGACGCGATGGAGGGCCCGACCCCGGTCTCGGCCCTGATCCACGCCGCCACCATGGTGACCGCCGGCGTCTACCTGATCACCCGCTCCTCGGCGATCTTCAACCTGGCGCCGGACGCGCAGACCGCGGTGGTCGTGGTCGGCGCGGTCACCCTGCTCTTCGGTGCGATCGTCGGTTGCGCCAAGGACGACATCAAGAAGGCGCTGGCCGGCTCGACCATGTCGCAGATCGGCTACATGATCCTGGCGGCCGGCCTCGGCCCGATCGGCTACGCCTTCGCGATCATGCACCTGGTGACCCACGGCTTCTTCAAGGCCGGGCTCTTCCTCGGCGCCGGATCGGTCATGCACGGCATGGACGACGAAGTGAACATGCGTCACTACGGCGGCCTGCGCAAGTACATGCCGATCACCTTCGCCACCTTCGGCCTCGGCTACCTGGCGATCATCGGCTTCCCCGGCCTGTCCGGCTTCTTCTCCAAGGACAAGATCATCGAGGCGGCCTTCGCCAAGGGCGGCACCGAGGGCTGGATCCTCGGCCTGTGCACCCTGGTCGGCGCCGCCGTCACCGCGTTCTACATGACCCGCGTGATGGTCCTGACCTTCTTCGGCGAGAAGCGCTGGAAGACCGACGCCGAGGGCCACGAGCCGCACCCGCACGAGTCCCCGAGGACCATGACCCTGCCGATGGTCGTGCTGGCCTTCGGCTCGGTCTTCGCCGGCGGGCTCTTCGTCTACGGCGACTCCTTCGTCGACTGGCTGGAGCCGGTCACCGGCTTCTCCGAGGGCCACTCGCCGCTCTCCGCGCTGACCGTCACCGCGATCACCACCGTCTGCATGCTGGTCGGCGTCGCGGTCGCGTACCTGATGTACGGCCGCAGCCCGGTGCCGGTGATCCCGCCGGTCGGCTCCCCGCTGACCCGCGCGGCCCGCCGCGACCTGCTCCAGGACGACTTCAACCACGCCGTCCTGGTCCGCCCGGGCACCGCGCTGGCCGCCACCCTGGTCTGGTTCGACAGCAGGGGCCTGGACGGCTTCGTCAACGGCCTGGCCGCCACCATCGGCGGCGTCTCCTCCCGGCTCCGCCGGGTGCAGACCGGTTTCGTCCGCACGTACGCGCTCTCCATGTTCGGCGGCACGCTGGTGCTGGTCGCCTCCACTCTCCTGATGAGGTCGGTCTGA
- a CDS encoding NADH-quinone oxidoreductase subunit M, with product MSYLLSATCAVPAAGAVLTAALPAGTTEARRRTTKTVALAVSAATLALAAAVAASFEPGGARYQLTESHSWIRSFGISFSLGADGIGTVLVLLTAVLVPLVMLAGWHDADPAAVEGGFESKRRTQGFFALILAVEAMVIVSFLATDVFVFYVFFEAMLIPMYFLIGGFGDRAGGPESDRQRSYAAVKFLLYNLLGGLVMLAAVIGLYVIAAGQGFGTFDLPTLTDAVASGKLAIDPNAERALFLGFFFAFAVKAPLWPLHTWLPNAMGESTAGTAVLITAVVDKVGTFAMLRFCLGLFPNASRNFSTVIAVLALIGIVYGALVAIGQKDIKRLVAYASISHFGFIIMGIFAMTSQAQSGATLYMVNHGVATAAWMLVAGFLISRRGSRLIADYGGVQKVAPVLAGTFLIGNLATLSLPGMGPFVSEFLVLVGTFTRYPAIGIAATFGIVLAALYALLLYQRTMTGPVKASVEGMPDLKARELAVVVPLVALTLLLGVYPKPLTDIVNPAVDATLSQVHETDPAPAHPVAATTGGEQK from the coding sequence ATGAGCTACCTGCTTTCGGCCACCTGCGCGGTGCCGGCGGCCGGCGCGGTGCTCACCGCCGCGCTGCCGGCCGGCACCACCGAGGCCCGCCGCCGCACCACCAAGACCGTCGCGCTGGCGGTCTCGGCCGCGACCCTGGCGCTGGCCGCCGCCGTCGCCGCGTCCTTCGAACCCGGCGGGGCGCGCTACCAGCTGACCGAGTCCCACAGCTGGATCCGCTCCTTCGGCATCAGCTTCTCGCTCGGCGCCGACGGCATCGGCACCGTGCTCGTCCTGCTCACCGCCGTGCTGGTCCCGCTGGTGATGCTGGCCGGCTGGCACGACGCCGACCCGGCGGCCGTCGAGGGCGGCTTCGAGTCCAAGCGCCGCACCCAGGGCTTCTTCGCGCTGATCCTCGCCGTCGAGGCGATGGTGATCGTGTCGTTCCTGGCCACCGACGTCTTCGTGTTCTACGTGTTCTTCGAAGCCATGCTGATCCCGATGTACTTCCTGATCGGCGGCTTCGGGGACCGGGCCGGCGGCCCCGAGTCGGACCGGCAGCGGTCCTACGCCGCGGTCAAGTTCCTGCTGTACAACCTGCTCGGCGGCCTGGTGATGCTGGCCGCCGTGATCGGCCTGTACGTGATCGCCGCCGGCCAGGGCTTCGGCACCTTCGACCTGCCGACGCTGACCGACGCCGTCGCGAGCGGCAAGCTCGCCATCGACCCGAACGCGGAGCGGGCGCTGTTCCTCGGCTTCTTCTTCGCCTTCGCCGTCAAGGCGCCGCTGTGGCCGCTGCACACCTGGCTGCCGAACGCGATGGGCGAGTCCACCGCCGGAACGGCCGTGCTGATCACCGCGGTGGTCGACAAGGTCGGCACCTTCGCGATGCTGCGCTTCTGCCTCGGCCTGTTCCCCAACGCGTCCCGGAACTTCTCCACCGTGATCGCCGTGCTGGCGCTGATCGGGATCGTCTACGGCGCGCTGGTGGCCATCGGCCAGAAGGACATCAAGCGCCTGGTGGCGTACGCCTCGATCTCGCACTTCGGCTTCATCATCATGGGCATCTTCGCGATGACCAGCCAGGCGCAGTCCGGGGCGACCCTCTACATGGTCAACCACGGCGTCGCCACCGCCGCGTGGATGCTGGTCGCGGGCTTCCTGATCTCCCGCCGCGGCTCGCGCCTGATCGCCGACTACGGCGGCGTGCAGAAGGTCGCGCCGGTCCTGGCGGGCACCTTCCTGATCGGCAACCTGGCCACCCTCTCGCTGCCCGGCATGGGGCCGTTCGTCAGCGAGTTCCTGGTCCTGGTGGGCACCTTCACCCGGTACCCTGCGATCGGCATCGCCGCCACCTTCGGCATCGTGCTGGCCGCGCTGTACGCGCTGCTGCTCTACCAGCGCACCATGACCGGCCCGGTGAAGGCCTCCGTCGAGGGCATGCCCGACCTGAAGGCCCGCGAGCTCGCCGTGGTCGTCCCGCTGGTGGCCCTGACCCTGCTGCTGGGCGTCTACCCCAAGCCGCTGACCGACATCGTCAACCCGGCGGTGGACGCCACCCTCTCCCAGGTCCACGAGACCGACCCGGCACCGGCCCACCCGGTCGCCGCCACCACCGGAGGTGAGCAGAAGTGA
- the nuoN gene encoding NADH-quinone oxidoreductase subunit NuoN, whose translation MSWLAAAGGNSPSIPAPHVEYGQLSPMLVVFGAALVGILLEAFLPRRMRFTAQVTTALLGLGGAFAAVVVLAATGHGTTKAGLLAMGAVAIDGPALFLQGVILLTAVLAVLTFAEGRLEPRLNGHTVDAFTAQAAAAPGGEQERDATREGFRTTEVFPLTLFAVGGMLLFPAANDLLTMFVALEVFSLPLYLLCALARRRRLLSQEAAVKYFLLGAFASAFFLFGTALLYGYAGSVALPDIADVISGVAPVTPALAVTTQNDALLLIGLAMVSVGLLFKVGAVPFHSWTPDVYQGAPTPVTGFMAAATKTAAFGAFLRLFYVAFPGLRWDWRPVMWGVAILTMVVGAILAVTQQDVKRLLAYSSIAHAGFILTGLIATDKQGLSAVLFYLLAYSFVTLGAFAVVTLVRDSKGEATHLSSWAGLGRRSPLLAAVFALFLLAFAGIPLTSGFTGKFAVFQAAAAGGATPLVIVGVLSSAVAAFFYIRVIVLMFFSDPQPGGPSVAVPSPLTATAIGVGVLVTLGLGLLPQYFLDLATKASVFVR comes from the coding sequence GTGAGTTGGCTCGCTGCTGCGGGCGGCAACAGCCCCAGCATCCCCGCGCCGCACGTCGAGTACGGCCAGCTCTCCCCGATGCTGGTGGTCTTCGGAGCGGCCCTGGTCGGGATCCTGCTGGAGGCCTTCCTGCCCCGCCGGATGCGTTTCACCGCCCAGGTCACCACCGCCCTGCTCGGCCTCGGCGGCGCCTTCGCCGCCGTGGTGGTGCTCGCCGCCACCGGCCACGGCACCACCAAGGCCGGCCTGCTGGCGATGGGTGCCGTCGCGATCGACGGCCCGGCGCTCTTCCTCCAGGGCGTGATCCTGCTGACCGCCGTCCTCGCGGTGCTCACCTTCGCCGAGGGCCGGCTGGAGCCGCGCCTGAACGGCCACACCGTGGACGCCTTCACCGCCCAGGCGGCCGCCGCCCCCGGCGGCGAGCAGGAGCGCGACGCCACCCGGGAGGGCTTCCGCACCACCGAGGTCTTCCCGCTCACCCTGTTCGCGGTCGGCGGCATGCTGCTCTTCCCCGCCGCCAACGACCTGCTGACCATGTTCGTGGCGCTGGAGGTCTTCTCCCTCCCGCTCTACCTGCTCTGCGCGCTGGCCCGGCGCCGCCGCCTCCTCTCCCAGGAGGCCGCGGTCAAGTACTTCCTGCTCGGCGCCTTCGCCTCGGCGTTCTTCCTGTTCGGCACCGCGCTGCTGTACGGCTACGCCGGCTCGGTCGCGCTGCCCGACATCGCCGACGTGATCTCCGGCGTGGCCCCGGTCACCCCGGCGCTCGCCGTCACCACGCAGAACGACGCGCTGCTGCTGATCGGCCTCGCCATGGTCTCCGTCGGCCTGCTCTTCAAGGTCGGCGCCGTCCCGTTCCACTCCTGGACCCCGGACGTGTACCAGGGCGCCCCGACGCCGGTCACCGGCTTCATGGCCGCCGCCACCAAGACCGCCGCCTTCGGCGCCTTCCTGCGGCTGTTCTACGTCGCCTTCCCCGGCCTGCGCTGGGACTGGCGGCCGGTGATGTGGGGCGTCGCGATCCTCACCATGGTGGTCGGCGCGATCCTCGCCGTCACCCAGCAGGACGTGAAGCGCCTCCTGGCGTACTCCTCGATCGCGCACGCCGGCTTCATCCTCACCGGCCTGATCGCCACCGACAAGCAGGGCCTGAGCGCGGTGCTCTTCTACCTGCTCGCGTACTCCTTCGTCACCCTCGGCGCCTTCGCCGTGGTGACCCTGGTCCGCGACTCCAAGGGCGAGGCCACCCACCTCTCCAGCTGGGCCGGTCTCGGCCGACGCTCGCCGCTGCTGGCCGCGGTGTTCGCACTCTTCCTGCTCGCCTTCGCCGGCATCCCGCTGACCAGCGGCTTCACCGGCAAGTTCGCGGTCTTCCAGGCCGCGGCCGCGGGCGGGGCCACCCCGCTGGTGATCGTCGGTGTGCTGAGCTCGGCGGTCGCCGCGTTCTTCTACATCCGGGTGATCGTCCTGATGTTCTTCTCCGACCCGCAGCCCGGCGGCCCCTCCGTCGCGGTGCCCAGCCCGCTCACCGCCACCGCCATCGGCGTCGGCGTGCTGGTCACCCTGGGCCTCGGCCTGCTCCCGCAGTACTTCCTGGACCTGGCGACCAAGGCCTCCGTCTTCGTCCGCTGA
- a CDS encoding polyprenyl synthetase family protein: MTVVGPFGLSVQDRDLTRDVQAGMDAVEAALIEAVKSDVPFITVTASHLIEAGGKRFRPLLVMLAAQFGDPAAPGVVPSAVVVELTHLATLYHDDVMDEAPVRRGAPSANSRWDNSVAILTGDFLFSRASQVLSDLGPEAVRIQSDAFERLVTGQILETAGPRPEDDPLRHYLDVISGKTGSLIAVSCRFGSMMAGAERWMVDTLAQYGEKIGTAFQLADDVLDIASDGHESGKTPGTDLREGVPTLPVLLLRQLPADPADPDDARLRELLDTDLAADDAAHAEALRLLRRHPALERARRETLRYAEEARALLDPLPDCPAKAALQELCDSVAIRTM; this comes from the coding sequence GTGACCGTCGTGGGGCCCTTCGGGCTGAGCGTGCAGGACCGCGATCTGACCCGTGACGTCCAGGCCGGAATGGACGCCGTGGAGGCCGCCCTCATCGAGGCGGTGAAGAGCGACGTCCCCTTCATCACCGTCACCGCCAGCCACCTGATCGAGGCCGGCGGCAAGCGCTTCCGGCCGCTGCTGGTGATGCTCGCCGCCCAGTTCGGCGACCCCGCCGCCCCCGGCGTCGTCCCGTCCGCCGTGGTCGTCGAGCTCACCCACCTGGCGACGCTCTACCACGACGACGTGATGGACGAGGCGCCCGTGCGCCGCGGCGCCCCCAGCGCCAACAGCCGCTGGGACAACTCGGTCGCCATCCTGACCGGCGACTTCCTGTTCTCCCGCGCCTCCCAGGTGCTCTCCGACCTCGGCCCCGAGGCCGTCCGGATCCAGTCCGACGCCTTCGAGCGCCTGGTCACCGGCCAGATCCTGGAGACCGCCGGCCCCCGGCCGGAGGACGACCCGCTGCGCCACTACCTCGACGTCATCTCCGGCAAGACCGGCTCCCTGATCGCCGTCTCCTGCCGCTTCGGCTCGATGATGGCCGGCGCCGAGCGCTGGATGGTCGACACCCTCGCCCAGTACGGCGAGAAGATCGGCACCGCCTTCCAGCTCGCCGACGACGTCCTCGACATCGCCAGCGACGGCCACGAGTCCGGCAAGACCCCCGGCACCGACCTGCGCGAAGGCGTCCCCACCCTGCCCGTGCTGCTGCTGCGCCAGCTGCCCGCCGACCCCGCGGACCCCGACGACGCGCGACTGCGCGAGCTCCTCGACACCGACCTCGCGGCGGACGACGCGGCGCACGCCGAGGCCCTGCGACTGCTGCGCCGGCACCCGGCGCTGGAGCGGGCCCGCCGCGAGACGCTGCGCTACGCCGAGGAGGCCCGCGCCCTGCTCGACCCGCTCCCGGACTGCCCGGCCAAGGCGGCCCTCCAGGAGCTCTGCGACTCCGTGGCCATCCGCACCATGTGA
- a CDS encoding response regulator transcription factor, which translates to MRVVIAEDSVLLREGLTRLLTDRGMEVVAGVGDGEALLKTVDELAAADALPDVVVADVRMPPTHTDEGVRACVALRARYPLLGVLVLSQYVEERYAGELLAGSTRGVGYLLKDRVAEVREFADAVVRVAGGGTVLDPEVVQQLLSRSRQGDSLAGLTPREREVLGLMAEGRSNAAIAKQLVVSDGAVEKHVSNIFQKFGLGQSTDDHRRVLAVLTYLES; encoded by the coding sequence TTGCGAGTGGTGATCGCCGAGGATTCGGTACTGCTCCGGGAGGGGCTGACGCGGCTGCTGACGGACCGGGGGATGGAGGTCGTCGCCGGGGTCGGGGACGGCGAGGCGCTGCTGAAGACGGTGGACGAGCTGGCCGCCGCCGACGCGCTGCCCGACGTCGTCGTGGCGGACGTCCGGATGCCCCCCACCCACACCGACGAGGGCGTGCGGGCCTGCGTGGCGCTGCGCGCCCGGTACCCGCTGCTGGGTGTGCTGGTGCTGTCGCAGTACGTGGAGGAGCGCTACGCCGGCGAGCTGCTGGCGGGCTCCACCCGGGGGGTCGGCTACCTGCTGAAGGACCGGGTGGCGGAGGTCCGGGAGTTCGCCGACGCGGTGGTCCGGGTGGCCGGGGGCGGCACCGTGCTGGACCCGGAGGTGGTGCAGCAGCTGCTCAGCCGCAGCCGGCAGGGCGACTCCCTGGCCGGGCTGACCCCGCGCGAGCGGGAGGTGCTGGGTCTGATGGCGGAGGGCCGCAGCAACGCGGCGATCGCCAAGCAGCTGGTGGTCTCCGACGGCGCGGTGGAGAAGCACGTGTCGAACATCTTCCAGAAGTTCGGCCTCGGTCAGAGCACGGACGACCACCGCCGGGTCCTGGCCGTGCTGACCTACCTGGAGTCCTGA
- a CDS encoding 2-oxoacid:acceptor oxidoreductase subunit alpha, giving the protein MDGSDGEGRSGPVSPPGRHGRPAKPIRRLDRVIIRFAGDSGDGMQLTGDRFTSETASFGNDLSTLPNFPAEIRAPAGTLPGVSSFQLHFADHDILTPGDAPNVLVAMNPAALKANLPDLPRGAEIIVNTDEFTKRALAKVGYAADPLADGSLEAYHLHKVPLTTLTLEALKDSGLARKDAERAKNMFALGLLSWMYHRPTHGTETFLRQKFAGKPDIAEANIAAFRAGWNFGETTEDFAVSYEISPASLPPGTYRNISGNLALSYGLIAAAERSGLPLFLGSYPITPASDILHELSKHKNFGVRTFQAEDEIAGIGAALGAAFGGALGVTTTSGPGVALKSETIGLAVSLELPLLVVDIQRGGPSTGLPTKTEQADLLQAMFGRNGEAPVPIVAPATPAECFTAALEAARIALTYRTPVFLLSDGYLANGSEPWKIPDVGELPDLTVEFTTEPNRPDGTFWPYLRDPATLARPWAVPGTPGLEHRIGGIEKQDGTGNISYDPANHDFMVRTRQAKVDGITVPDLVVDDPGGNARVLVLGWGSTYGPIAAAARRVRADGGAVAQAHLRNLNPFPANLGAVLRSYDKVIVPEMNLGQLALLLRAKYLVDAQSYNQVRGLPFKAAQLADVLWAAIGNLDEEDNR; this is encoded by the coding sequence GTGGACGGTTCGGACGGGGAGGGCCGGTCGGGCCCGGTCTCCCCGCCAGGACGCCACGGCCGGCCGGCGAAGCCGATCCGGCGGCTGGACCGGGTGATCATCCGGTTCGCCGGTGACTCCGGTGACGGCATGCAGCTCACCGGTGACCGCTTCACCTCCGAGACGGCGTCGTTCGGGAACGACCTCTCCACGCTGCCGAACTTCCCCGCCGAGATCCGGGCGCCCGCCGGCACCCTGCCCGGCGTGTCGTCCTTCCAGCTGCACTTCGCCGACCACGACATCCTCACCCCGGGCGACGCGCCGAACGTCCTGGTCGCGATGAACCCGGCCGCCCTCAAGGCCAACCTGCCCGACCTGCCGCGCGGCGCCGAGATCATCGTCAACACGGACGAGTTCACCAAGCGGGCGCTGGCCAAGGTCGGCTACGCGGCCGATCCGCTCGCCGACGGCTCACTGGAGGCGTACCACCTGCACAAGGTGCCGCTGACCACGCTGACCCTGGAGGCGCTCAAGGACAGCGGCCTGGCCCGCAAGGACGCCGAGCGGGCGAAGAACATGTTCGCGCTCGGCCTGCTGTCCTGGATGTACCACCGGCCGACGCACGGCACCGAGACCTTCCTGCGCCAGAAGTTCGCCGGGAAGCCGGACATCGCCGAGGCCAACATCGCGGCGTTCCGGGCCGGTTGGAACTTCGGCGAGACCACCGAGGACTTCGCGGTCAGTTACGAGATCTCCCCCGCCTCGCTGCCGCCGGGCACCTACCGCAACATCTCCGGCAACCTGGCGCTCTCCTACGGCCTGATCGCCGCCGCGGAGCGCTCCGGGCTGCCGCTGTTCCTCGGCTCGTACCCGATCACCCCGGCCTCCGACATCCTGCACGAGCTGTCCAAGCACAAGAACTTCGGCGTGCGGACCTTCCAGGCGGAGGACGAGATCGCCGGCATCGGCGCGGCGCTCGGCGCGGCGTTCGGCGGCGCGCTGGGCGTCACCACCACCTCCGGGCCCGGGGTGGCGCTGAAGTCGGAGACCATCGGCCTGGCCGTCTCGCTGGAGCTGCCGCTGCTGGTGGTGGACATCCAGCGCGGCGGCCCGTCCACCGGCCTGCCGACCAAGACCGAGCAGGCGGACCTGCTGCAGGCGATGTTCGGCCGCAACGGCGAGGCGCCGGTGCCGATCGTCGCCCCGGCGACGCCGGCCGAGTGCTTCACCGCCGCACTGGAGGCGGCCCGGATCGCGCTGACCTACCGCACCCCGGTCTTCCTGCTCTCGGACGGCTACCTGGCCAACGGCTCCGAGCCGTGGAAGATCCCCGACGTCGGGGAACTCCCCGACCTGACGGTGGAGTTCACCACCGAGCCGAACCGCCCGGACGGCACCTTCTGGCCCTACCTGCGCGATCCGGCGACCCTGGCCCGCCCCTGGGCCGTCCCCGGAACGCCCGGCCTCGAACACCGGATCGGCGGCATCGAGAAGCAGGACGGCACCGGCAACATCTCCTACGACCCGGCCAACCACGACTTCATGGTCCGTACCCGGCAGGCCAAGGTGGACGGCATCACCGTCCCCGACCTGGTGGTCGACGACCCCGGCGGCAACGCCCGCGTCCTGGTGCTCGGCTGGGGCTCCACCTACGGCCCGATCGCGGCGGCGGCCCGCCGGGTCCGGGCGGACGGCGGCGCGGTGGCCCAGGCGCACCTGCGCAACCTCAACCCCTTCCCCGCCAACCTCGGCGCGGTGCTGCGCAGTTACGACAAGGTGATCGTGCCGGAGATGAACCTCGGCCAGCTCGCCCTGCTGCTGCGCGCCAAGTACCTGGTGGACGCCCAGTCCTACAACCAGGTGCGCGGACTCCCCTTCAAGGCGGCCCAGCTGGCGGACGTCCTGTGGGCCGCGATCGGCAACCTGGACGAGGAGGACAACCGATGA
- a CDS encoding 2-oxoacid:ferredoxin oxidoreductase subunit beta: protein MTEQQHRFPSLRLVPRSDEPQTAKDFKTDQEVRWCPGCGDYAILAAVQSFMPELGIRRENTVFVSGIGCSSRFPYYMNTYGMHSIHGRAPAIATGLAASRPDLSVWVVTGDGDALSIGGNHLIHALRRNVNLKILLFNNRIYGLTKGQYSPTSEVGKITKSTPMGSLDAPFNPLSLAIGAEASFVARTIDSDRQHLTSVLRAAAEHEGTALVEIYQNCNIFNDGAFEVLKEPGTRDEALIRLEHGQPIRFGTDQGVFRRPDGELHVDTVTDANRDAVLVHDAAAAGPATAFALTRLADADTLHHTPIGVLRSVGRPVYDTLMADQLARAATEKGRGDLAGLLTGNDTWAVV, encoded by the coding sequence ATGACCGAGCAGCAGCACCGCTTCCCCTCGCTCCGGCTGGTGCCCAGGAGCGACGAGCCGCAGACCGCCAAGGACTTCAAGACCGACCAGGAGGTGCGCTGGTGCCCGGGCTGCGGTGACTACGCCATCCTGGCGGCCGTCCAGTCCTTCATGCCGGAGCTCGGCATCCGCCGGGAGAACACCGTCTTCGTCTCCGGCATCGGCTGCTCCTCGCGCTTCCCGTACTACATGAACACCTACGGGATGCACTCCATCCACGGCCGTGCCCCGGCGATCGCCACCGGCCTCGCGGCCTCCCGCCCCGACCTGTCGGTGTGGGTGGTCACCGGCGACGGCGACGCGCTGTCGATCGGCGGCAACCACCTGATCCACGCGCTGCGCCGGAACGTCAACCTGAAGATCCTGCTGTTCAACAACCGGATCTACGGGCTGACCAAGGGCCAGTACTCGCCGACCAGCGAGGTCGGGAAGATCACCAAGTCCACCCCGATGGGCTCGCTGGACGCCCCGTTCAACCCGCTGTCGCTGGCGATCGGCGCGGAGGCGAGCTTCGTCGCCCGCACCATCGACTCCGACCGGCAGCACCTGACCTCGGTGCTGCGGGCCGCCGCCGAGCACGAGGGCACGGCGCTGGTGGAGATCTACCAGAACTGCAACATCTTCAACGACGGCGCGTTCGAGGTGCTCAAGGAGCCCGGGACCAGGGACGAGGCGCTGATCCGCCTCGAACACGGGCAGCCGATCCGCTTCGGCACCGACCAGGGCGTCTTCCGCCGCCCGGACGGCGAGCTCCACGTGGACACCGTGACCGACGCGAACCGGGACGCCGTCCTGGTCCACGACGCCGCGGCCGCCGGGCCGGCCACCGCCTTCGCGCTCACCCGGCTCGCCGACGCGGACACCCTGCACCACACCCCGATCGGCGTCCTGCGGTCCGTCGGCCGTCCGGTCTACGACACGCTGATGGCCGACCAGCTGGCCCGCGCCGCCACCGAGAAGGGCCGGGGCGACCTGGCCGGCCTCCTCACCGGCAACGACACCTGGGCGGTCGTCTAG
- a CDS encoding helix-turn-helix domain-containing protein: protein MKVSETVPDLYDRNCPHRLVLEHVTSKWGVLVLSALQDRGHRFSELRRRVAGVSEKMLAQTLQTLERDGLVHREAHPVIPPRVDYTLTPLGREAAEALSGLTRWVALRMDDVDAARERYDAQR, encoded by the coding sequence GTGAAGGTGAGTGAGACCGTCCCGGACCTGTACGACCGCAACTGCCCGCACCGCCTGGTGCTGGAGCACGTCACCAGCAAGTGGGGCGTCCTCGTGCTGTCCGCCCTCCAGGACCGCGGCCACCGCTTCAGCGAGCTCCGCCGCCGGGTCGCCGGGGTCAGCGAGAAGATGCTCGCGCAGACCCTGCAGACCCTGGAGCGCGACGGCCTGGTGCACCGCGAGGCGCACCCCGTCATCCCGCCCCGGGTCGACTACACCCTCACCCCGCTCGGCCGCGAGGCCGCCGAGGCGCTCAGCGGCCTCACCCGCTGGGTCGCCCTGCGGATGGACGACGTCGACGCCGCCCGCGAGCGCTACGACGCACAGCGGTGA